One Mycolicibacter sp. MU0083 DNA window includes the following coding sequences:
- a CDS encoding N-acyl-D-amino-acid deacylase family protein codes for MAYDLIIRNGLWFDGLGNAPQVRTLGIRDGVVADIVAGELDETGCPDVIDAAGKWVVPGFIDVHTHYDAEVLLDPGLRESVRHGVTTVLLGNCSLSTVYADSEDAADLFSRVEAVPRKFVLDALKAKKTWSDPAEYVRALETLPLGPNIGSMLGHSDLRTAVLGLDRATTDGVVPTDAELEKMAELLEAGLDAGLLGMSGMDAAIDKLDGDRFRSRALPSTFATWRERRRLIKVLRRRGRMLQSAPNVAKPWTALNFFLTSSAMFGRRRGVRMSLLVSADGKSAPGAVRVMGPGTRLLNALFGSAVRFQHLPVPFELYSDGIDLPVFEEFGAGTAALHLRDQLERNALLADTEYRRRFRKSFDRKKYGPALWHRDFHDAVIVDCPDASLIGKSFGQIADERGLHPLDAFLDVLVDNGERNVRWTTIVANHRPEMLDKLANEPTIHMGFSDAGAHLRNMAFYNFSLRLLKRVRDAQEAGRPFMSVQRAVYRLTAEVADWFGFAAGTLRRGDRADFVVIDPAGLTDAVDGYHEATVPFYGGLSRMVNRNDDAVVATGVGGTVVFRDGQFCDGYGTTMRSGRFLRAESSELQPI; via the coding sequence GTGGCTTACGACCTGATCATCCGGAACGGGCTGTGGTTCGACGGCCTGGGTAACGCCCCGCAGGTCCGCACCCTGGGCATCCGCGACGGGGTCGTGGCCGACATCGTCGCCGGGGAACTGGACGAGACCGGCTGCCCGGACGTGATCGACGCGGCGGGCAAGTGGGTGGTGCCCGGCTTCATCGACGTGCACACCCACTACGACGCCGAGGTGCTGCTCGACCCCGGCCTGCGGGAATCGGTGCGGCACGGCGTCACCACGGTGTTGCTGGGCAACTGCTCGCTGTCCACCGTCTACGCCGACTCCGAGGACGCCGCGGACCTGTTCAGCCGGGTCGAGGCGGTGCCGCGCAAGTTCGTGCTGGACGCGCTGAAAGCCAAGAAGACCTGGTCGGATCCGGCCGAATACGTGCGCGCGCTGGAGACGCTGCCGCTGGGGCCCAACATCGGTTCGATGCTCGGCCATTCGGACCTGCGGACCGCCGTGCTCGGTCTGGACCGCGCCACCACCGACGGCGTCGTACCCACCGACGCCGAACTGGAGAAGATGGCCGAACTGCTCGAGGCGGGACTGGACGCCGGCCTGCTCGGCATGTCGGGGATGGACGCCGCGATCGACAAGCTCGACGGCGACCGCTTCCGGTCCCGGGCGCTGCCGTCGACGTTCGCCACCTGGCGGGAACGCCGACGGCTGATCAAGGTGCTTCGCCGCCGCGGCCGGATGCTGCAGAGCGCCCCCAACGTCGCCAAACCGTGGACGGCGTTGAACTTCTTCCTGACCAGCAGTGCCATGTTCGGCCGGCGGCGCGGGGTGCGGATGAGCCTGCTGGTCTCCGCCGACGGCAAGTCCGCACCGGGTGCGGTGCGGGTGATGGGTCCGGGCACCCGGTTGCTCAACGCACTGTTCGGATCCGCGGTGCGCTTCCAGCACCTGCCGGTGCCGTTCGAGCTGTACTCCGACGGTATCGACCTGCCGGTGTTCGAGGAGTTCGGTGCCGGCACCGCCGCGCTGCACCTGCGCGACCAGTTGGAGCGCAACGCCCTGCTGGCCGACACCGAATACCGGCGCCGGTTCCGCAAGTCCTTCGACCGCAAGAAGTACGGTCCGGCGTTGTGGCACCGCGACTTCCACGACGCGGTGATCGTCGACTGCCCGGATGCCAGCCTGATCGGCAAGAGCTTCGGGCAGATCGCCGACGAGCGCGGGTTGCATCCGCTGGACGCGTTCCTCGACGTGCTGGTCGACAACGGCGAGCGCAACGTCCGCTGGACCACCATCGTGGCCAACCACCGGCCCGAGATGCTGGACAAGCTGGCCAACGAGCCGACCATTCACATGGGGTTCTCCGACGCCGGCGCGCACCTGCGCAACATGGCGTTCTACAACTTCTCGCTGCGGTTGCTCAAGCGGGTCCGCGACGCGCAAGAGGCCGGCCGGCCGTTCATGAGCGTGCAGCGGGCGGTCTACCGGCTCACCGCCGAGGTCGCGGACTGGTTCGGTTTCGCTGCCGGCACCCTGCGGCGCGGCGACCGCGCCGACTTCGTGGTGATCGACCCGGCCGGCCTGACCGATGCCGTGGACGGCTATCACGAGGCGACGGTGCCGTTCTACGGCGGGCTGTCCCGGATGGTCAACCGCAACGACGACGCGGTGGTGGCGACCGGGGTGGGCGGAACGGTGGTGTTCCGCGACGGGCAGTTCTGCGACGGCTACGGCACGACGATGCGTTCCGGCCGTTTCCTGCGAGCCGAATCATCTGAGCTGCAACCGATCTGA
- a CDS encoding TetR/AcrR family transcriptional regulator — MARTQQQRRETTVARLLDASIATIAEIGYARASAKVIAARAGVSDGALFRHFGTMGDFMAATAQEVLRRQLERFEKQVAEIPVDAPALEAALTVLRDLTANDTNAVLYELLIAARTDDRLRAVLAEVLAEYSAKIADAARALPTAEAFPEEHYPTLVALLTNTFDGAAIVRAVLPQPEIEANRIPLLLSLLGG; from the coding sequence ATGGCCAGGACACAGCAGCAACGGCGTGAGACCACCGTCGCGCGCCTGCTCGACGCCAGCATCGCCACCATCGCCGAGATCGGCTATGCGCGGGCGTCGGCCAAGGTGATCGCGGCACGCGCCGGGGTCTCCGACGGAGCGTTGTTCCGTCATTTCGGCACCATGGGCGACTTCATGGCCGCCACCGCCCAGGAAGTGCTGCGGCGCCAACTGGAGCGGTTCGAAAAGCAGGTCGCGGAGATCCCCGTCGACGCACCCGCGCTGGAAGCGGCGTTGACGGTGCTGCGTGACCTGACCGCCAACGACACCAATGCGGTGCTCTACGAACTGCTGATCGCCGCGCGCACAGATGACCGACTGCGCGCCGTGCTGGCCGAGGTGCTCGCCGAATACAGCGCCAAGATCGCCGACGCGGCACGGGCACTGCCCACGGCGGAGGCGTTTCCCGAAGAGCATTACCCGACGCTGGTGGCGTTGCTCACCAACACCTTCGACGGCGCGGCGATCGTGCGTGCGGTGCTGCCGCAGCCCGAGATCGAGGCCAACCGGATCCCGCTGCTGCTGTCGCTGCTCGGGGGGTAG
- a CDS encoding alpha/beta hydrolase produces MNSRQWRDRPAQMYFGPASWQARLLALAAAVVLRTSIAVLTLVGIVINRFFPAALQRARLDVIDAPMRCIRALPGTTVTRVRLSDCPAEWVVAPAARDSDRVIVYFHGSALVTLGLNSHRRFASKLSAATGAKVFNVGYRLAPLAGIEEAVADGLCAYRHVLDAGFTADRMVLAGDSAGGLMAADTALAVRDAGLPVPAGQVLLSALTSSDMEIKRAAARSRRDPFFPFLAFTFIYRVFATVNGTRELPVMPPEADLRGLGPVLLQIGDNELLRNDTFVLADALTAAGVPNWVQVWDRSLHMFQLSFDVNPDARRAIAEIADFVDYAVAASAPNVDLTHADEQKTVHNPTLDA; encoded by the coding sequence GTGAATTCCCGGCAATGGCGTGATCGACCGGCGCAGATGTACTTCGGTCCGGCCTCCTGGCAGGCTCGGCTGCTGGCCCTGGCGGCCGCCGTCGTCCTGCGTACCTCGATCGCGGTGCTGACGCTGGTCGGCATCGTGATCAACCGGTTCTTCCCGGCCGCGCTGCAACGGGCGCGCCTGGACGTCATCGATGCGCCGATGCGCTGCATCCGGGCACTGCCCGGCACCACGGTGACGCGGGTGCGACTGAGTGACTGTCCGGCCGAATGGGTGGTGGCGCCCGCCGCCCGCGACTCCGACCGGGTGATCGTCTACTTCCACGGTTCCGCACTGGTGACGCTGGGGCTCAATTCGCACCGCCGGTTCGCCAGCAAGCTATCGGCGGCCACCGGCGCCAAGGTCTTCAACGTCGGTTACCGCTTGGCTCCGCTGGCCGGCATCGAGGAGGCGGTCGCAGACGGTCTGTGCGCCTACCGGCATGTGCTCGACGCCGGGTTCACCGCCGACCGCATGGTGCTCGCCGGTGATTCGGCGGGCGGGCTGATGGCCGCCGACACCGCGCTCGCGGTGCGCGACGCCGGGCTACCGGTACCCGCGGGTCAGGTGTTGCTGTCGGCGCTGACGTCGTCGGACATGGAGATCAAGCGCGCCGCGGCCCGCAGCCGCCGCGATCCGTTCTTCCCGTTCCTGGCGTTCACGTTCATCTACCGGGTGTTCGCCACCGTCAACGGAACCCGCGAACTCCCCGTGATGCCACCGGAGGCCGACCTGCGCGGGCTGGGGCCGGTCCTGCTGCAGATCGGCGACAACGAGCTGCTGCGCAACGACACCTTCGTGCTGGCCGACGCGCTCACCGCCGCGGGCGTGCCGAACTGGGTGCAGGTCTGGGACCGCTCCCTGCACATGTTCCAGCTCAGCTTCGACGTCAACCCCGATGCGCGGCGTGCGATCGCCGAGATCGCCGACTTCGTCGACTACGCGGTGGCCGCATCTGCGCCGAATGTCGACTTGACGCACGCCGATGAGCAGAAAACGGTGCACAACCCGACACTCGACGCGTAG
- a CDS encoding sigma 54-interacting transcriptional regulator — MNTPHDLPTTLGELRAAGYPERGIKQEIAENLLARLAAGDDAAAIWPGMFGFDDTVLPQLERALIAGHDIVLLGERGQGKTRLLRALVGLLDEWTPVIAGAELGEHPYSPITPESIRRAAELGDALPVAWRHRSQRYTEKLATPDTSVADLVGDIDPIKVAEGRSLGDPETIAYGLIPRAHRGIVAINELPDLAERIQVAMLNVMEERDIQVRGYTLRLPLDVLVVASANPEDYTNRGRIITPLKDRFGAEIRTHYPLELDAEVGVIAQEAHLSAAVPTYLLAVLARFARYLRESRSIDQRSGVSARFAIAAAETVAASARHRGAVLGEAEPVARVVDLGTIVDVLRGKLEFESGEEGREQAVLEHLLRRATADTASRELGGLDVGPLVAAVEDAAVTTGERVSAKAVLAALGDLPVVDAIAQRLGAESEGERAAALELALEALYLAKRIDKTSDEGETVYG; from the coding sequence CTGAATACCCCGCACGATCTGCCCACCACGCTCGGCGAACTGCGTGCCGCCGGCTACCCGGAACGAGGCATCAAACAGGAGATCGCCGAGAACCTGCTCGCCCGCCTCGCCGCCGGCGACGACGCCGCGGCCATCTGGCCGGGCATGTTCGGCTTCGACGACACCGTGCTGCCGCAGCTGGAACGTGCGCTGATCGCCGGACACGACATCGTGCTGCTCGGCGAGCGCGGTCAGGGCAAGACCCGCCTGCTGCGCGCACTGGTCGGACTGCTCGACGAATGGACCCCGGTGATCGCCGGCGCCGAACTCGGTGAGCACCCGTACTCGCCGATCACGCCCGAGTCGATCCGGCGGGCCGCCGAACTCGGCGACGCCCTGCCGGTGGCGTGGCGGCACCGCAGCCAGCGCTACACCGAGAAACTGGCCACCCCCGACACCAGCGTCGCGGACCTGGTCGGCGACATCGACCCCATCAAAGTCGCCGAAGGCCGCAGCCTCGGTGACCCCGAGACCATCGCCTACGGGCTGATCCCGCGGGCGCACCGCGGCATCGTCGCGATCAACGAACTGCCCGACCTCGCCGAACGTATCCAGGTGGCGATGCTCAACGTGATGGAGGAGCGCGACATCCAGGTGCGCGGCTACACACTGCGGCTGCCGTTGGACGTCCTGGTGGTCGCCAGCGCCAACCCGGAGGACTACACCAACCGCGGCCGGATCATCACCCCGCTCAAGGACCGCTTCGGCGCCGAGATCCGCACCCACTACCCGCTGGAACTCGACGCCGAGGTCGGCGTGATCGCCCAGGAGGCCCACCTGAGCGCGGCGGTGCCGACCTACCTGCTGGCCGTACTCGCGCGCTTCGCCCGTTACCTGCGCGAGTCCCGCTCGATCGATCAGCGTTCGGGCGTCTCGGCGCGGTTCGCGATCGCCGCCGCGGAGACGGTGGCGGCCTCGGCGCGACACCGCGGCGCGGTGTTGGGCGAAGCCGAACCGGTGGCGCGGGTGGTCGACCTGGGCACGATCGTCGACGTGCTGCGCGGGAAGCTGGAGTTCGAATCCGGTGAGGAGGGCCGCGAGCAGGCGGTATTGGAACATCTGCTGCGCCGTGCCACCGCCGACACCGCGTCACGGGAGCTGGGCGGTCTGGACGTGGGGCCGCTGGTGGCCGCGGTGGAGGACGCGGCGGTCACCACCGGTGAGCGGGTGTCGGCCAAAGCGGTGCTGGCCGCGTTGGGCGACCTGCCGGTGGTCGACGCGATCGCACAGCGGCTCGGTGCGGAATCCGAGGGCGAGCGTGCTGCGGCACTCGAATTGGCCCTGGAAGCACTGTATTTGGCCAAACGTATCGACAAGACATCCGACGAGGGTGAAACCGTCTATGGCTAA
- a CDS encoding vWA domain-containing protein: MAKSHASRYSAYTGGPDPLAPPVDLAEALEEIGRDVMEGTSPRRALQEMLRRGTKNMTGADKLAAAAQRRRRELLRDNNLDGTLAEIKKLLDDAVLAERKELARALDDDARFAEMQIEALSPSPAKAVQELSDYNWRSAEARASYEQIEDLLGREMLDQRFAGMKQALEGATDEDRQRVSDMLDDLNDLLDKHARGEDSAEDFQQFMDKHGEFFPDNPSNVEELLDSLAQRAAAAQRFRNSLSEEQRAELDALSQQAFGSPALQQALNRLDAHLQAARPGEDWTGSSKFSGNNPLGMGEGAQALADIAELEQLAEQLSQAYPGASMDDVDLDALARQLGDQAAVDARALAELERALLNQGFLDRSSDGQWRLSPKAMRRLGETALRDVARQLSGRRGERDHRRAGAAGELTGATRPWQFGDTEPWNVTRTLTNAVLREVGERDGFRSGRRLSISVDDVEVSETETRTQSAVALLVDTSFSMVMDNRWLPMKRTALALNHLVSTRFRSDALQIIAFGRYARTVTAAELTGLEGVYEQGTNLHHALALAARHLRRHPNAQPVVLIVTDGEPTAHLEDYRGDGSTGPSVFFDYPPHPRTIALTVRGFDEVARLGAQITIFRLGDDPGLARFIDQVARRVSGRVVVPDLDGLGAAVVGDYLGSRRR, from the coding sequence ATGGCTAAGAGCCATGCTTCGCGGTATTCGGCCTACACCGGTGGGCCGGATCCGCTCGCGCCGCCGGTCGACCTGGCCGAGGCGCTCGAGGAGATCGGCCGCGACGTCATGGAGGGCACCTCGCCCCGACGCGCCCTGCAGGAGATGCTGCGCCGCGGCACGAAGAACATGACCGGGGCGGACAAACTGGCCGCGGCGGCGCAACGCAGACGCCGGGAACTGTTGCGCGACAACAATCTCGACGGGACGCTGGCCGAGATCAAGAAACTGCTCGACGACGCGGTACTGGCCGAACGCAAAGAGCTGGCCCGGGCCCTGGACGACGACGCCCGCTTCGCCGAGATGCAGATCGAGGCGTTGTCGCCGTCACCGGCCAAGGCCGTGCAGGAACTCTCCGACTACAACTGGCGCAGCGCCGAGGCCCGGGCGTCCTACGAGCAGATCGAGGACCTGCTCGGCCGGGAGATGCTCGATCAGCGCTTCGCCGGCATGAAGCAGGCCCTCGAAGGTGCCACCGACGAGGACCGGCAACGGGTCTCCGACATGCTCGACGATCTCAACGACCTGTTGGACAAGCACGCGCGCGGCGAGGACAGCGCCGAGGACTTCCAGCAGTTCATGGATAAGCACGGCGAGTTCTTTCCGGACAACCCGAGCAACGTCGAGGAGCTGCTGGACTCGCTGGCGCAGCGCGCCGCGGCGGCCCAGCGGTTCCGCAACAGCTTGAGCGAGGAACAGCGTGCCGAGTTGGATGCGTTGTCGCAGCAGGCATTCGGCTCGCCGGCACTGCAGCAGGCGTTGAACCGCCTGGACGCGCACCTGCAGGCCGCACGCCCGGGGGAGGACTGGACCGGCTCGTCGAAGTTCTCCGGCAACAACCCGTTGGGCATGGGCGAGGGCGCGCAGGCGCTGGCCGATATCGCCGAGCTCGAGCAGTTGGCCGAGCAGCTCTCGCAGGCCTATCCCGGCGCCAGCATGGACGACGTCGACCTCGATGCGCTGGCCCGCCAACTCGGCGACCAGGCCGCGGTGGATGCGCGGGCGCTCGCCGAACTGGAACGTGCGCTGCTCAACCAGGGATTCCTCGACCGCAGTTCCGATGGGCAGTGGCGGCTGTCGCCCAAGGCGATGCGCCGGCTCGGGGAGACCGCGCTCCGCGATGTGGCACGCCAACTTTCGGGCCGACGCGGTGAACGCGACCACCGTCGCGCAGGGGCGGCCGGCGAGCTGACCGGAGCCACCCGGCCGTGGCAGTTCGGCGACACCGAACCCTGGAACGTCACCCGGACCCTGACCAACGCGGTGCTGCGGGAGGTGGGCGAGCGGGACGGTTTCCGCAGCGGCCGCCGGCTGTCGATCAGCGTCGATGACGTCGAGGTCTCCGAGACCGAGACCCGCACCCAGTCGGCCGTGGCACTGCTGGTCGACACCTCGTTCTCGATGGTGATGGACAACCGCTGGCTGCCGATGAAGCGGACCGCGCTGGCCCTCAACCACCTGGTGAGCACCCGATTCCGTTCGGATGCGTTGCAGATCATCGCATTCGGGCGGTATGCGCGCACGGTGACCGCCGCCGAGCTGACCGGCCTGGAGGGCGTCTACGAACAGGGCACCAACCTGCACCATGCACTGGCGCTGGCCGCCCGGCACCTGCGCAGGCACCCCAACGCCCAGCCGGTGGTGCTGATCGTCACCGACGGCGAGCCGACCGCGCACCTGGAGGACTACCGCGGCGATGGATCGACGGGCCCGTCGGTGTTCTTCGACTACCCGCCGCACCCGCGGACCATCGCGCTGACCGTCCGGGGCTTCGACGAGGTCGCCCGGCTCGGTGCGCAGATCACCATCTTTCGGCTCGGCGACGACCCGGGCCTGGCGCGGTTCATCGACCAGGTGGCCCGGCGCGTCTCCGGCCGGGTGGTGGTACCCGACCTCGACGGTCTGGGTGCCGCGGTGGTCGGGGACTATCTGGGGTCGCGGCGGCGCTGA
- a CDS encoding PPE family protein, SVP subgroup: protein MNFAALPPEVNSGLMYTGPGAGPMLAAASAWSALAAELHAAAAGYESVVAELTGTAWSGPSAAAMTAAAAPYVAWLNLTAGQAEKTGLQAQAAVAAYEAAFALTVPPSVVAANRAQLLTLLATNVLGQNAAAIAATEAQYGEMWAQDATAMYGYAALAGSARELEPFQPPPQTANPAGPLGQTGGPGDPTGNLAQTVSSRLASALNGPGAAEATPGLAPDVPLPTDLPSGPFDWLGVIADELGVGVALPLSVLGVWLAGAAMYFAEQDSREIFDTQDILRAGQRSILETLDQLGVHGELPSIDTLRVPHVPVVAAIGEGFPIGALSTPIGWAEAAPEIRHVSYSTPLSSALPSATPGGMGTAFGQMALAGMGGSALAGAMNQRRADSGKQTAVAAGAAGSAKKTADSSEPTAPGLSPLVSVGELAAGIRELGELHDAGYLTGEEFAEQKRRLLAR, encoded by the coding sequence ATGAACTTCGCTGCGTTACCGCCGGAAGTCAACTCCGGACTGATGTACACCGGTCCCGGTGCGGGTCCGATGCTGGCCGCTGCCTCTGCCTGGAGCGCACTGGCCGCCGAACTGCACGCGGCGGCCGCCGGTTACGAGTCGGTGGTCGCGGAGTTGACCGGCACGGCGTGGTCGGGTCCGTCGGCGGCCGCGATGACGGCTGCGGCCGCCCCGTACGTGGCGTGGCTGAACCTCACCGCGGGCCAGGCCGAGAAGACGGGGCTACAGGCCCAGGCCGCGGTGGCCGCCTACGAGGCGGCGTTCGCGTTGACGGTGCCCCCGTCGGTGGTGGCGGCCAACCGGGCACAGTTGCTGACGTTGCTGGCCACCAACGTGCTGGGTCAGAACGCGGCGGCGATCGCGGCCACCGAAGCCCAGTACGGCGAGATGTGGGCCCAGGACGCCACCGCGATGTACGGTTACGCCGCGCTGGCCGGGTCCGCCCGGGAACTCGAGCCGTTCCAGCCGCCGCCGCAGACCGCCAACCCCGCCGGTCCGCTCGGCCAGACCGGCGGCCCCGGTGACCCCACCGGCAACCTCGCCCAGACGGTGTCGTCGCGGCTGGCCTCGGCGTTGAACGGTCCCGGTGCGGCCGAGGCCACGCCGGGCCTGGCCCCCGACGTGCCGTTGCCCACCGACCTCCCGTCCGGCCCGTTCGACTGGCTGGGAGTGATCGCCGACGAACTCGGTGTCGGGGTCGCCCTCCCGTTGTCGGTGCTCGGGGTCTGGCTGGCCGGTGCGGCGATGTACTTCGCCGAGCAGGACTCCCGGGAGATCTTCGACACCCAGGACATCCTGCGCGCCGGCCAGCGCAGCATTCTCGAAACGCTGGACCAATTGGGCGTGCACGGAGAGCTGCCGTCGATCGACACCCTGCGTGTCCCGCACGTGCCGGTGGTCGCGGCCATCGGCGAGGGCTTCCCGATCGGGGCGCTGTCGACTCCGATCGGTTGGGCCGAAGCCGCCCCGGAGATCCGCCACGTCAGCTACTCGACGCCGCTGAGCAGTGCCCTGCCCTCGGCGACCCCGGGCGGGATGGGGACCGCGTTCGGGCAGATGGCCCTGGCGGGCATGGGCGGCAGCGCCCTGGCCGGGGCGATGAATCAGCGTCGTGCGGACTCCGGCAAGCAGACCGCCGTCGCAGCCGGCGCCGCCGGATCGGCGAAGAAGACGGCGGATTCCTCCGAGCCGACGGCCCCCGGACTGTCCCCGCTGGTCTCGGTGGGCGAACTCGCCGCCGGCATCCGCGAACTCGGCGAGCTGCACGACGCCGGCTACCTGACCGGCGAGGAGTTCGCCGAACAGAAACGCCGGCTGCTGGCCCGCTGA